From Pseudomonas sp. AN-1:
GGCATCCGCGAGCTGCCGTACTTCCACCACCTGCAGACCAGGCTGTTCGGCTGCCCGGTGATGATCTCGCGCACCGGCTACACCGGCGAGCGCGGCTACGAGATCTTCTGCAAGGCCGCCGACGCCCCGCTGCTCTGGGACACCATCCTGGAGAAGGGCAAGGCGCTGGGCATCATCCCCTGCGCCTTCACCGCGCTGGACTGGCTGCGGGTGGAGAGCTACCTGCTGTTCTTCCCCTACGACAACTCGGAGATGTACCCCTTCGCCGACCAGGCCGCCGGCGACACCCTGTGGGAGCTGGGCCTGGACTTCACCGTGTCGCCGACCAAGGGCGAGTTCCGCGGTGGCCTGGAACATGCAAGGCTCAAGGGCAAGGAGCGTTTCCGGATCTTCGGCGTGCTGCTCGAGGGCGAGCAGGCCGCCGCCGGCGGCGACAGCCTGTGGGCCGACGGCCGCCAGGTCGGGGTGATCACCTGCGCCATGTACTCGCGTCTGACCGGCCAGTCGATGGCCATCGCGCGGATGGAGGTGCCCTACGCCGAGCAGGGTTGCCCGCTGGAGGTGCGCGGCAGCCTGGAGGTCAAGGCCATCGCCCACAGCATGCCGTTCGACGATCCGGAGAAGAAGAAGCGCACGGCCAAGGGCTGATCAGTAGGGAGCGCCGTGCGCACCGCTCTCCACGTCGGGGCGGTGCGCATGGCGAACCCTGCGAATAGATACCGGCGCCGCCCGCACGATGGGCGGCGTCCGTCAACGCGTTCCTGGGGCAGGAACCGGGCGGCACACGGACGTGCCGCCTGATTTTCATTGCAAGGGGGGAGACATGTTCACCGGTACCAGCGCCGGCTGGTGGTTCCTGATCAGCGCCGGCATCTGCGAGATCTGCTACGCCGCCGTCATCCCGAGGACCGCAGGCTTCACCCGCCTGTGGCCGACGCTCTACTGCGCGCTGTTCATCGGCCTCAGCCTGTACCTGCTGGCCCTGGCCATGCGCACCCTGCCGGTGGGCACCGCCTATGCGGTGTGGGTCGGCATCGGTGCGGTGGGCACGGCGATCTACGGCATCGCCTTCCTCGGCGAGGCCGCCAACGCCGGGCGTATCGCCTGCCTGCTGCTGATCGTCGCCGGGGTGGTGGGGCTCAAGCTGTTCTCGCCGCAACTGACCTGAGCCGCGCAGCGGCTCATCTGCGCCGGCGGGCCGGCGCCATGCCGCCAGTCGTCCCACCATGCCGGTCGGATATTTTCCGCTTCTGCGGAAAGTCGCAGCGACGCCCTCCAGCGTGGCTGCTAGCCTTATTCCTACAAGAACAACAGCCATAAGGAGGCAAGGGATGGACATGGCGTATTGCCCGGAGTCGTGGCTGGATGCGTCGCAGGCTCTGGATCGTTTGCGTGAACTGACCGGCCTGTCCCTGGGCAGCCGGCAGTTGCTGACCCTGTGCCAGGCCGAGCTGTGCCGGGTCTTCATCGATTGCTCCTTCGCCCATGGCGTGGTCGACGCCGAACAGATGTTCGTGCGGCGGGTCCGCGGCATTGGCTGCTGCCAGCTGCTCGATGGTGGCGAGTGGAGCGGGGCGGGCGCCTCCGGCATGCTGACCGTCAGCGGCAGCGTGGTGGTATACGGGAGCGTCTGGGTGTACGAGGCCGAGCAGGGGCGTCCCGGCCGGGAGGAGGGGGTCTGGCGCATGAGCCTCGGCGCGCTGTCGCGCAGGCTGTATTTCAGCCCCGGCGATCTGCTGGGCCTTGCCGAGCGGATCCGCGAGGGCGAGCAGCGGCTGCAGGCGCGTCGCGCCTCGGCCTGACGCATGAGGTTTTCCCCGCAGGCGGCAAGGCAGGATCGCACTCCTGCCCTTGCTGCCGCCTGACGCGCGCGGTCGCCGCAGCAGACCGACTTCCCGGCTGCGATGGCGCGCCCGGACTGGCGCAGGTTGCGCCTGCCCGGCGCTCGCGCGAGGCGTTCAGGGCCTGGCGAAGCGCGCCAGCTGCATCTCGCGCAGGCGGCTCAGCGTGCGGCGGAACGGGAAGGCCAGGCCGCCCTCGGTGTACAGCTGCTCCAGCGCCACCTGCGCTTCCAGGTACAGCGGCACGCGGCGGTCGTAGCACTCGTCGACCAGGGCGATGAAGCGCCGCACGCTGTCGTCGAGCACCGACAGCTCGGGCAACTGGCGGTCGCCGGCGACCACCCGTTCCACGCCGTCCTCGGTGCCGCGGGCGATGCGCGCGGCGCGCCGGCGGGCGCTGAGGTTGGGCACTTCGCCGAGCAGGATCGCCGGGAAGCGGTCGCACAGGGCGATGAAGTCGAAGGCCGCCAGCGGCTGCTGGCAGAGGTCGGCGTAGCGGCACCAGAGCGCCGCCGGGCTGTGGCGCAGCGCGCCGATCCGGCGCGGGCCGATCTCGACCGGCTCGGTGGACACCGGCAGGCCGGCGCTCAGCTGCGCGAACACCGCCTCCAGCGCGCTGGGCTGGCCGGTCTCGGCGATCCAGTAGCGCTGCTGCAGCGCGCCGGGATGCAGGCGGTGATCGGTGCCGCCGTCCACCGCCACCACCTGCATGTGCCGCTCGAGGGCGGCGATCGCCGGCAGGAAGCGCTGGCGGTTGAAGCCATCGGCGTACAGCTGCGCCGGCGGCTGGTTGGAGGTGGCGACCACGGTGACCTGCTCGACGAACAGCGCCTGCAGCAGCGGGCCGAGCAGCATGGCGTCGCCGATGTCGCTGACGAACAGCTCGTCGAAGCACAGCACGCGCACCTCGGCGGCCAGTTCGCGGGCCAGCGCCGGCAGCGGGTCGGCGGTGCCGGTGAGCTGGAACAGGCGGCGGTGCACCCAGCGCATGAAATGGTGGAAGTGCTGGCGCCGCGCCGGCACCTGCAGGCTGGCGTGGAACTGGTCCATCAGCCAGGTCTTGCCGCGGCCGACCGGCCCCCACAGGTACACCCCGCGTGGCGGCGGGCCGCTGCGGTGCAGCGCCGCATGGCAGTCGTCCAGCAGCTGCGCGGCCTGGCGCTGGGCCTCGTCGGCCTGGAAGCCGGCGGCGACGGCGGCCTGCCAGGCGGCCAGCGGCGCCAGGGGGCGGTGCTCGGTGGCGCCGTGCGGCATTCAGGCCTGCCCCGCGTCGTCGACGCCGATGTCCTCGTTCCACAGCTCGGGACGCGCAGCGATGAACTCGCGCATCAGGGCGATGCAGGTTTCATCCTGCAGCACCTCGACCTGCACGCCGCGCGTGCGCAGCAGCTCCTCCTCGCCCATGAAGGTACGGTTCTCGCCGACGATCACCTTCGGGATGCCGTAGAGCAGGATGGCGCCGCTGCACATCGGGCAGGGCGACAGGGTGGTGTAGAGCACCGCGTCGCGGTAGACGCTGGCCGGCTGGCGGCCGGCGTTCTCGAAGGCGTCCATCTCGCCGTGGCGGATGGCGCTGCCCTGCTGCACCCGGCGGTTGTGGCCGCGGCCGATGATGCGGCCCCGGTGGACGATCACCGAGCCGATGGGGATGCCGCCCTCGGCGAGGCCCGCTCGGGCTTCCTCGATGGCGGCTTGCATGAACGGATCCATGGGGCTTCCTCGCGATGGAACGGTCGGGAAGCCATCATAACCCTGTCCGGCGCGTTGGCCGATGTGTTGCCGGAAATCTGCGCCCCGGGCCGCGGCAGCCCGGGGGCGGGACATCAGCGGTTGGTGCTGCCCATCAGCACGCCGTACTGCTTGCGGCTGAAGCCGGCGGTCAGCGGGGCACCTTCGTAGTTGCAGGTGACGCTCACCTTGATGCCCTGCTGGTGGTCGTAGTAGGTGTGGTTGTCGGGCTTGTCGATGGCCAGTTCGAGCGCGCTGGCGTCGACGCCCAGTTCCTTGAGCGCCGCCACCGAGTCGAGCGGCTGCTTCGGGCTGCACGGGGGAGTACCGCGGAACTCGACGTCGGCGTAGCCGATGCTGGTGCCGTCGGCCTCGAGGAAGACATGGTGCCTGGCGGTGTCGAACACCACGTTGTTGGCCTGGTTGGGCTGCACGCCGGCGCGGCTGGCGGCTTCCTTCACCGGCAGGTCGAGGTACTTGAACGGCTGTTGGGCGGGATCGCCCTGGGCGACGGCCTGGTGGGCGACGACGAGGAGAGCGACAGCGGGTGCAAAGCAGCGAATTTTCATTTTTCTAGTTTTCTTTCGTTATTGGCCAAGAAACCCCCCATGGGGCCGTGAGCGGCGGGGCGCACCGCTCGCGCGTCGAGCGGCGGGAGTATGCCCAAGGCGGCGGCAGCGTCGAAGTCGATCAAGGTCTTACGCGGCGATGGCGGCGGCGCGCGCGCTTTGTGCGTTGCGTCACATTCCCGTGCGTGACACGGTGCCGCAGGGCGTGGCCCGGCCATGCCGCCATCCGGGAGCCGTCGCCGCTGGCCGGCACGCCCCGCCCCGCGGCCGGACGGGCCGCGGGGCGGGGAACTCAGTTGGCGTACTTGTAGCCGACCTCGCCGTGGCTGGAGAGATCCAGGCCGTAGACCTCGTGCTCCTCGTCGACGCGCAGGCCCCGGCACAGCAGCGCGGCGAGCTTGAACGCCAGCCAGCTGCTCAGCGCCGAGTAGAGGATGCTGAACAGCATGGCACCGCCGTTGACCGCCAGCTGGTCGAGCAGTCCGCGTCCTGCGGCGAAGCCCTGGCCGCCGAGGACGCTCATGGCGAACACCGGGGTGAGCAGGCCGCCGACGATGCCGGCGACGCCGTGCACGCCGAACACGTCGAAGGCGTCGTCCAGGCCGATCAGCGGCTTGAGCCTGTCGACGGCCCAGACGCAGATCGGTGCGGCGATCAGGCCCAGGCCGATGGCGCCCATCGGGCCGACGAAGCCGCACGCCGGGGTGACCGCGACCAGCCCGGCGATGGCGCCGGACACCGCGCCGAACATGCTCGGCTTGCCGCGGTAGCTCCATTCGGCCAGCAGCCAGGCCAGCGCGCCGGCGCAGCTGGCCAGCATGGTGTTGACCATCACCAGCATGGCGAAGCCGTTGGCCGCCAGCACGCAGCCGCCGCAGAAGCCCAGCCAGCCGACCCACAGCAGGCAGCCGCCGGTGACGGTCATGGTCATGTTGTGCGGCGACAGGGTCGCGGTGCCGAAGCCGCGGCGCCGGCCGATCAGCCAGGCGCCGACCAGCGAGGCGATGCCGACGTTGAGGTGCACCACGTTGCCGCCGGCGAAGTCCTGCACGCCGAGGGCGAACACCCAGCCGCCGCCCCAGGCCATGTGCGCCATGGGGATGTAGTTGAGGGTCAGCCACAGCGCCATGAACACCATCACGGCGGAGAACTTCATGCGCTCGGCGAAGGAGCCGACGATGATCGGCGGGGTGATGGCGGCGAACAGCAGCATGAACAGGAAGTACAGCAGCTCGGGGATGCTGCCCTGCATCGAGTCCGGGCCGACGCCCTGCAGGAACAGCTTGTCGGTGCCGCCGATGAACGCCTGCAGCTCGCCGCCGTCGGTGAAGGTCAGGCTGTAGCCGTAGACGGCGAACAGCAGCGCCATCAGCGCGGCGCCGGAGAACACCTGCATCAGCACCGACAGCACGTTCTTGCTGCGCGCCATGCCGCCGTAGAACAGGCCCAGGCCGGGTAGGGTCATCAGCAGCACCACCAGCGCGCACACCACCACGAAGGCCGTGTCGCCGCTGTTCAATGTCGGGGCGGCGTCATCCGCCCATGCTCCGATGGAGCCCGATAGCAGGAGCGTGCCGATCAGGCTGCGACGCAGAAGTCCGAATCGCTTCATGGTCTGTTCCTCTGGTTGAGTGGTAAGCGATGAGCGGGGGAGCGGCGCTCAGGCGCGCACGCGGCTCTTGTCCGGGTCGTAGAAGATCGGCGCGCACACCGTGGCGGCGATGCGCTTCTGCTGGCCGTCGAGCTTGCCGATCTCCACCGCCGTGCCGGGCGTGCAGTAGCCGATGTCCAGCCGGCACAGGGCGACGTTCCTGCCGGTGATCGGCGAGCGGGTGGCGCTGGTGACCACGCCGATCTGCGCGCGGCCGTCGTGCACGCAGTCGCCGTGCTGGGCTTGTTCGTTGCCCTCCAGCTGCAGGCCGACCAGCCTGCGCTGCGGGTGGGCGCTGCGGCGCAGCAGGGCTTCCCTGCCGATGAAGTCGTCCTGCTTGCTGTTCAGCGGCACGCAGAAGC
This genomic window contains:
- a CDS encoding aminomethyltransferase family protein, whose translation is MANSWRISALASRHRALGSALEDWNGMGTAWTYGATSLAEAHEAIRTRAGLMDVSGLKKVHYVGPHAESLLEYATSRDISRLYPGKSVYATMLSESGKFVDDCVIYRTGPNAFMVVHGAGQGYEMLVRSAQGRQVAVLFDDDLHDLSLQGPLAVDFLAEHVPGIRELPYFHHLQTRLFGCPVMISRTGYTGERGYEIFCKAADAPLLWDTILEKGKALGIIPCAFTALDWLRVESYLLFFPYDNSEMYPFADQAAGDTLWELGLDFTVSPTKGEFRGGLEHARLKGKERFRIFGVLLEGEQAAAGGDSLWADGRQVGVITCAMYSRLTGQSMAIARMEVPYAEQGCPLEVRGSLEVKAIAHSMPFDDPEKKKRTAKG
- a CDS encoding multidrug efflux SMR transporter — its product is MFTGTSAGWWFLISAGICEICYAAVIPRTAGFTRLWPTLYCALFIGLSLYLLALAMRTLPVGTAYAVWVGIGAVGTAIYGIAFLGEAANAGRIACLLLIVAGVVGLKLFSPQLT
- the zapE gene encoding cell division protein ZapE codes for the protein MPHGATEHRPLAPLAAWQAAVAAGFQADEAQRQAAQLLDDCHAALHRSGPPPRGVYLWGPVGRGKTWLMDQFHASLQVPARRQHFHHFMRWVHRRLFQLTGTADPLPALARELAAEVRVLCFDELFVSDIGDAMLLGPLLQALFVEQVTVVATSNQPPAQLYADGFNRQRFLPAIAALERHMQVVAVDGGTDHRLHPGALQQRYWIAETGQPSALEAVFAQLSAGLPVSTEPVEIGPRRIGALRHSPAALWCRYADLCQQPLAAFDFIALCDRFPAILLGEVPNLSARRRAARIARGTEDGVERVVAGDRQLPELSVLDDSVRRFIALVDECYDRRVPLYLEAQVALEQLYTEGGLAFPFRRTLSRLREMQLARFARP
- a CDS encoding nucleoside deaminase, producing the protein MDPFMQAAIEEARAGLAEGGIPIGSVIVHRGRIIGRGHNRRVQQGSAIRHGEMDAFENAGRQPASVYRDAVLYTTLSPCPMCSGAILLYGIPKVIVGENRTFMGEEELLRTRGVQVEVLQDETCIALMREFIAARPELWNEDIGVDDAGQA
- a CDS encoding ammonium transporter yields the protein MKRFGLLRRSLIGTLLLSGSIGAWADDAAPTLNSGDTAFVVVCALVVLLMTLPGLGLFYGGMARSKNVLSVLMQVFSGAALMALLFAVYGYSLTFTDGGELQAFIGGTDKLFLQGVGPDSMQGSIPELLYFLFMLLFAAITPPIIVGSFAERMKFSAVMVFMALWLTLNYIPMAHMAWGGGWVFALGVQDFAGGNVVHLNVGIASLVGAWLIGRRRGFGTATLSPHNMTMTVTGGCLLWVGWLGFCGGCVLAANGFAMLVMVNTMLASCAGALAWLLAEWSYRGKPSMFGAVSGAIAGLVAVTPACGFVGPMGAIGLGLIAAPICVWAVDRLKPLIGLDDAFDVFGVHGVAGIVGGLLTPVFAMSVLGGQGFAAGRGLLDQLAVNGGAMLFSILYSALSSWLAFKLAALLCRGLRVDEEHEVYGLDLSSHGEVGYKYAN